One part of the Magnetovibrio sp. PR-2 genome encodes these proteins:
- a CDS encoding phage capsid protein: MSNTVDQSFITQFQSEVVHTFQQNGSKLRDTVFYKPNVTGSSVEFPVLGQSGSQKNRSRHADLVPQNIGHSNATAQMDNYEAIELVDALDEFKTNIAVRQAYSKSIVRQLGRDMDNIIIEAAINGAGLTTGAAAAFDLAMMTEIKAMAGSNDWDEGDDDRWLVVTPTVMKQLDSLEQFISADYGTSDAARAARYPKLYGFNVVESSRLEDATLFQTTGGQHTCLAYHKNALGLGTARDINIVGPERVPMKNAWSVIGEMSAGGTAILSTGVITVDVTI, encoded by the coding sequence ATGTCGAATACCGTTGATCAATCCTTCATTACTCAGTTCCAATCCGAAGTCGTACACACGTTCCAACAGAACGGCTCAAAACTTCGCGACACCGTCTTTTACAAACCGAATGTGACCGGCTCCAGTGTGGAGTTCCCGGTCCTGGGTCAATCTGGTTCCCAAAAGAACCGTTCCCGACACGCCGATCTGGTCCCTCAGAACATCGGTCACAGCAACGCGACCGCACAGATGGACAACTACGAAGCCATCGAACTCGTCGATGCCCTTGACGAATTCAAGACCAACATTGCGGTCCGTCAGGCGTACTCCAAATCAATTGTCCGACAACTCGGTCGTGATATGGACAACATCATCATCGAAGCCGCGATTAATGGCGCGGGCCTGACCACGGGTGCTGCCGCTGCTTTTGACTTGGCGATGATGACCGAGATCAAAGCCATGGCCGGATCGAACGACTGGGACGAGGGCGACGATGACCGCTGGCTCGTTGTGACCCCGACCGTGATGAAACAACTCGACTCTCTCGAGCAGTTCATCAGCGCGGATTACGGCACATCCGACGCGGCACGAGCCGCACGTTACCCGAAACTTTACGGGTTCAACGTTGTGGAAAGTTCCCGTCTGGAAGACGCCACCTTGTTCCAGACCACGGGTGGTCAGCACACCTGTCTGGCCTACCACAAGAACGCGCTTGGCCTGGGTACGGCACGCGACATCAACATTGTTGGTCCGGAACGGGTCCCGATGAAAAACGCGTGGTCCGTGATCGGCGAAATGTCCGCCGGTGGCACTGCGATCCTCTCGACCGGTGTGATCACGGTAGACGTGACCATCTAA